One Drosophila santomea strain STO CAGO 1482 chromosome X, Prin_Dsan_1.1, whole genome shotgun sequence DNA segment encodes these proteins:
- the LOC120454970 gene encoding protein CutA homolog gives MQYRICARFLPFRWSLVRNLLIAASVTTAIAVPPAFATASSRESCFSSSAASSNSTPTSSACSKMGDQPAAAEGSSGAGEFAYQAGSSSVAFVTTPDRESAKKLARSIIERKLAACVNIVPQIDSIYMWEGKVTEDSEYLMMVKTLTSRIDDLTKFVRENHPYSVAEVISLPIQNGNPPYLNWIAQTVPKKVESQD, from the coding sequence ATGCAATATCGGATCTGTGCAAGGTTCTTGCCCTTTCGCTGGTCGCTGGTGCGCAACCTGTTGATCGCTGCCAGCGTCACCACCGCCATCGCAGTCCCGCCGGCATTTGCCACAGCGAGCAGTCGCGAAAGTTGCTTCTCTTCCAGTGCCGCCAGCTCCAAttccactcccacttccaGTGCCTGCTCCAAGATGGGCGACCAACCGGCGGCGGCAGAGGGATCCTCAGGAGCCGGGGAGTTCGCCTACCAGGCGGGCAGCAGTTCGGTGGCATTTGTGACCACTCCGGATCGGGAGTCCGCCAAGAAGCTGGCCCGCAGCATCATCGAGCGTAAATTGGCCGCCTGCGTGAACATTGTGCCCCAAATCGATTCCATCTACATGTGGGAGGGCAAGGTCACCGAGGACTCCGAGTACCTGATGATGGTCAAGACGCTCACCAGCCGCATCGACGACCTGACCAAGTTCGTCCGCGAGAATCATCCTTATAGCGTCGCCGAGGTCATCTCGCTGCCCATCCAAAATGGCAATCCACCGTATCTCAATTGGATCGCACAGACGGTGCCTAAAAAGGTCGAGAGCCAAGactaa
- the LOC120457376 gene encoding pre-mRNA-splicing factor ATP-dependent RNA helicase PRP16 isoform X2 has product MSDDDESGVHRLEGTAGQETRGGLVIRKPKDSGEKQSAGGGGGFKVPQGSLLGLDKLAAKRRAEKERSERLISFQDSEFDDTGGGSSTPQANASAGSSEFAFKKPDTKSFEKLRGQLREHKDETPSHTGGVSEKARERLREHIQRDRKRGPVSTTSEGRDRDRDWDRDRRRERDRERDRDRDRRHHRDRGREHDRHRSRDRDRGRDRSMSERSVHTPREPGTPGGSGGGVSNSSWDDEDGEFSQRKSDWDMPTPRRHGSQSREWSVRSGGSRRLHGRQDDTARPTPAHRYNQWAHDRKRSGATPWGEDPESLDLWEEEQRRLDREWYNIDEGYDDENNPFGGANSEYFRKREEQLEQKRTKRISAQQRQNNRDNELWERNRMLTSGVVTSISVNDDFDEEALERVHLLVHHIIPPFLDGRIVFTKQPEPVVPVKDPTSDMALLARKGSALVRNYREQKERRKAQKKHWELSGTKLGNIMGVQRPQDDDDARFDKDKDTADYRKDQKFADHMRDQETGGKSDFSRKKTISEQRRFLPVFASRQELLNVIRENSVIIIVGETGSGKTTQLTQYLHEDGYSKRGMIGCTQPRRVAAMSVAKRVSDEMDTQLGEDVGYAIRFEDCTSERTVIKYMTDGILLRESLRDPELDSYAAIIMDEAHERSLSTDVLFGLLREAIRHRPGELIDANGGLLLNGLFTILCDPKVRHVIEHG; this is encoded by the exons ATGTCCGACGACGACGAGTCTGGTGTCCACCGGCTGGAGGGCACCGCCGGCCAGGAGACGCGTGGCGGCCTGGTCATCCGAAAGCCCAAGGATTCCGGCGAAAAGCAAAGcgccggcggaggaggtggaTTCAAGGTGCCGCAGGGATCGCTGCTGGGCCTGGACAAGCTGGCGGCCAAGCGGCGTGCCGAGAAGGAGCGATCGGAGCGACTGATTTCCTTCCAGGACAGCGAATTCGATGACACTGGCGGTGGGAGCTCCACGCCGCAGGCAAACGCCTCCGCCGGCTCAAGTGAGTTCGCCTTCAAGAAACCGGACACCAAGAGCTTCGAGAAGCTGCGCGGCCAGCTGCGAGAGCACAAGGACGAGACGCCCTCGCACACCGGCGGCGTTTCCGAGAAGGCACGCGAACGTCTGCGCGAGCACATCCAGCGGGACAGAAAACGCGGCCCAGTCAGCACCACATCGGAGGGCAGGGACCGGGATCGCGACTGGGATCGTGATCGACGCCGGGAAAGAGACAGAGAGCGGGATCGTGACCGCGACAGGCGCCACCACAGAGACAGGGGACGGGAGCACGATCGGCACCGCAGCCGGGATCGGGATCGCGGACGTGATCGCTCCATGTCCGAGCGCAGTGTTCACACGCCGCGAGAGCCGGGCACGCCAGGCGGCAGTGGCGGCGGCGTATCCAATAGCTCATGGGACGACGAGGACGGCGAGTTTAGCCAGCGCAAGTCCGACTGGGACATGCCCACGCCCAGACGCCACGGCAGTCAGTCGCGTGAGTGGTCAGTGAGGAGCGGTGGTAGCCGGCGACTTCACGGACGCCAAGATGACACTGCCCGGCCAACGCCAGCGCATCGCTACAATCAGTGGGCCCACGATCGCAAGCGAAGCGGCGCGACGCCCTGGGGCGAGGATCCGGAGTCGCTGGATCTGtgggaggaggagcagcgtCGCCTCGACCGCGAGTGGTACAACATTGACGAGGGCTACGACGACGAGAACAATCCATTTGGCGGCGCCAACTCCGAGTACTTTCGCAAGCgcgaggagcagctggagcagaagCGAACAAAGAGAATCAGCGCTCAGCAGCGCCAGAATAACCGCGACAACGAGCTGTGGGAGCGCAACCGCATGCTCACCTCGGGCGTGGTCACATCGATCAGCGTTAACGACGATTTCGATGAGGAGGCGCTGGAGCGTGTGCATCTCCTGGTGCATCACATAATACCGCCGTTCCTCGACGGTCGCATCGTGTTCACCAAGCAGCCGGAGCCGGTGGTGCCCGTCAAGGATCCCACCTCGGATATGGCGTTGCTGGCGCGAAAGGGCAGCGCCCTGGTGCGCAACTATCGGGAGCAAAAGGAGCGACGCAAGGCGCAGAAGAAGCACTGGGAGCTGAGCGGCACCAAGCTGGGCAACATCATGGGTGTACAGCGGCCGCAGGACGACGACGATGCGCGTTTcgacaaggacaaggacacGGCCGACTATCGCAAGGACCAGAAGTTCGCCGATCACATGCGCGACCAGGAGACGGGCGGCAAGAGCGACTTCTCGCGCAAAAAGACCATCTCGGAGCAGCGCCGCTTCCTGCCCGTGTTCGCCTCACGCCAAGAGCTGCTCAATGTTATCCGCGAGAACTCGGTGATCATCATCGTGGGCGAAACGGGCAGCGGCAAGACCACGCAGCTCACCCAGTACCTTCACGAGGATGGCTACAGCAAGCGTGGCATGATCGGTTGCACGCAGCCGCGTCGTGTGGCCGCCATGTCGGTGGCCAAGCGTGTCTCCGACGAGATGGACACCCAGCTGG GCGAGGACGTGGGCTATGCCATCCGTTTCGAGGACTGCACGTCGGAGCGCACGGTCATCAAGTACATGACGGATGGTATCCTGCTCCGCGAGAGTCTGCGGGATCCGGAACTGGACAGCTACGCCGCCATCATCATGGACGAGGCCCACGAGCGATCCCTGTCCACCGACGTGCTCTTCGGATTGCTGCGAGAG GCAATACGTCACAGGCCAGGTGAATTGATTGATGCGAATGGAGGTTTATTGCTTAATGGTTTGTTTACGATTCTGTGCGATCCCAAAGTGAGACATGTGATCGAGCACGGGTAA
- the LOC120457376 gene encoding pre-mRNA-splicing factor ATP-dependent RNA helicase PRP16 isoform X1, which translates to MSDDDESGVHRLEGTAGQETRGGLVIRKPKDSGEKQSAGGGGGFKVPQGSLLGLDKLAAKRRAEKERSERLISFQDSEFDDTGGGSSTPQANASAGSSEFAFKKPDTKSFEKLRGQLREHKDETPSHTGGVSEKARERLREHIQRDRKRGPVSTTSEGRDRDRDWDRDRRRERDRERDRDRDRRHHRDRGREHDRHRSRDRDRGRDRSMSERSVHTPREPGTPGGSGGGVSNSSWDDEDGEFSQRKSDWDMPTPRRHGSQSREWSVRSGGSRRLHGRQDDTARPTPAHRYNQWAHDRKRSGATPWGEDPESLDLWEEEQRRLDREWYNIDEGYDDENNPFGGANSEYFRKREEQLEQKRTKRISAQQRQNNRDNELWERNRMLTSGVVTSISVNDDFDEEALERVHLLVHHIIPPFLDGRIVFTKQPEPVVPVKDPTSDMALLARKGSALVRNYREQKERRKAQKKHWELSGTKLGNIMGVQRPQDDDDARFDKDKDTADYRKDQKFADHMRDQETGGKSDFSRKKTISEQRRFLPVFASRQELLNVIRENSVIIIVGETGSGKTTQLTQYLHEDGYSKRGMIGCTQPRRVAAMSVAKRVSDEMDTQLGEDVGYAIRFEDCTSERTVIKYMTDGILLRESLRDPELDSYAAIIMDEAHERSLSTDVLFGLLREIVARRHDLKLIVTSATMDSSKFATFFGNVPTFTIPGRTFPVDVMFSKNTCEDYVESAVKQALQVHLTPNEGDMLIFMPGQEDIEVTCEVLEERLAEIDNAPALSILPIYSQLPSDLQAKIFQKSGDGVRKCVVATNIAETSLTVDGIIYVIDSGYCKLKVYNPRIGMDALQIYPISQANANQRSGRAGRTGPGQAYRLYTQRQYKDELLALTVPEIQRTNLANTVLLLKSLGVVDLLQFHFMDPPPQDNILNSLYQLWILGALDHTGALTTLGRQMAEFPLDPPQCQMLIVACRMGCSAEVLIIVSMLSVPSIFYRPKGREEEADGVREKFQRPESDHLTYLNVYQQWRQNNYSSSWCNDHFIHIKAMRKVREVRQQLKDIMTQQNLSVTSCGIDWDIVRKCICSAYFYQAARLKGIGEYVNLRTGMPCHLHPTSALYGLGTTPDYVVYHELIMTAKEYMQCATAVDGYWLAELGPMFFSVKESGRSGREKKKQAAEHLKEMEEQMLKAQHEMEERKQQAAEREEQLAAKQEIATPGNATPRRTPARIGL; encoded by the exons ATGTCCGACGACGACGAGTCTGGTGTCCACCGGCTGGAGGGCACCGCCGGCCAGGAGACGCGTGGCGGCCTGGTCATCCGAAAGCCCAAGGATTCCGGCGAAAAGCAAAGcgccggcggaggaggtggaTTCAAGGTGCCGCAGGGATCGCTGCTGGGCCTGGACAAGCTGGCGGCCAAGCGGCGTGCCGAGAAGGAGCGATCGGAGCGACTGATTTCCTTCCAGGACAGCGAATTCGATGACACTGGCGGTGGGAGCTCCACGCCGCAGGCAAACGCCTCCGCCGGCTCAAGTGAGTTCGCCTTCAAGAAACCGGACACCAAGAGCTTCGAGAAGCTGCGCGGCCAGCTGCGAGAGCACAAGGACGAGACGCCCTCGCACACCGGCGGCGTTTCCGAGAAGGCACGCGAACGTCTGCGCGAGCACATCCAGCGGGACAGAAAACGCGGCCCAGTCAGCACCACATCGGAGGGCAGGGACCGGGATCGCGACTGGGATCGTGATCGACGCCGGGAAAGAGACAGAGAGCGGGATCGTGACCGCGACAGGCGCCACCACAGAGACAGGGGACGGGAGCACGATCGGCACCGCAGCCGGGATCGGGATCGCGGACGTGATCGCTCCATGTCCGAGCGCAGTGTTCACACGCCGCGAGAGCCGGGCACGCCAGGCGGCAGTGGCGGCGGCGTATCCAATAGCTCATGGGACGACGAGGACGGCGAGTTTAGCCAGCGCAAGTCCGACTGGGACATGCCCACGCCCAGACGCCACGGCAGTCAGTCGCGTGAGTGGTCAGTGAGGAGCGGTGGTAGCCGGCGACTTCACGGACGCCAAGATGACACTGCCCGGCCAACGCCAGCGCATCGCTACAATCAGTGGGCCCACGATCGCAAGCGAAGCGGCGCGACGCCCTGGGGCGAGGATCCGGAGTCGCTGGATCTGtgggaggaggagcagcgtCGCCTCGACCGCGAGTGGTACAACATTGACGAGGGCTACGACGACGAGAACAATCCATTTGGCGGCGCCAACTCCGAGTACTTTCGCAAGCgcgaggagcagctggagcagaagCGAACAAAGAGAATCAGCGCTCAGCAGCGCCAGAATAACCGCGACAACGAGCTGTGGGAGCGCAACCGCATGCTCACCTCGGGCGTGGTCACATCGATCAGCGTTAACGACGATTTCGATGAGGAGGCGCTGGAGCGTGTGCATCTCCTGGTGCATCACATAATACCGCCGTTCCTCGACGGTCGCATCGTGTTCACCAAGCAGCCGGAGCCGGTGGTGCCCGTCAAGGATCCCACCTCGGATATGGCGTTGCTGGCGCGAAAGGGCAGCGCCCTGGTGCGCAACTATCGGGAGCAAAAGGAGCGACGCAAGGCGCAGAAGAAGCACTGGGAGCTGAGCGGCACCAAGCTGGGCAACATCATGGGTGTACAGCGGCCGCAGGACGACGACGATGCGCGTTTcgacaaggacaaggacacGGCCGACTATCGCAAGGACCAGAAGTTCGCCGATCACATGCGCGACCAGGAGACGGGCGGCAAGAGCGACTTCTCGCGCAAAAAGACCATCTCGGAGCAGCGCCGCTTCCTGCCCGTGTTCGCCTCACGCCAAGAGCTGCTCAATGTTATCCGCGAGAACTCGGTGATCATCATCGTGGGCGAAACGGGCAGCGGCAAGACCACGCAGCTCACCCAGTACCTTCACGAGGATGGCTACAGCAAGCGTGGCATGATCGGTTGCACGCAGCCGCGTCGTGTGGCCGCCATGTCGGTGGCCAAGCGTGTCTCCGACGAGATGGACACCCAGCTGG GCGAGGACGTGGGCTATGCCATCCGTTTCGAGGACTGCACGTCGGAGCGCACGGTCATCAAGTACATGACGGATGGTATCCTGCTCCGCGAGAGTCTGCGGGATCCGGAACTGGACAGCTACGCCGCCATCATCATGGACGAGGCCCACGAGCGATCCCTGTCCACCGACGTGCTCTTCGGATTGCTGCGAGAG ATTGTGGCCCGGCGACATGACCTCAAGCTGATCGTGACCTCCGCCACGATGGACTCGAGCAAGTTTGCCACCTTCTTCGGCAACGTGCCCACGTTCACCATTCCGGGACGCACCTTTCCCGTGGACGTGATGTTCAGCAAGAACACCTGCGAGGATTACGTGGAATCGGCGGTGAAGCAGGCGCTGCAGGTACACCTCACGCCCAACGAGGGCGACATGCTCATCTTTATGCCCGGTCAGGAGGACATTGAGGTGACGTGCGAGGTGCTGGAGGAGCGGCTGGCGGAGATCGATAATGCGCCGGCACTAAGCATCCTGCCCATCTATTCGCAACTGCCGTCCGATTTGCAGGCCAAGATCTTTCAGAAATCCGGCGACGGAGTACGCAAGTGTGTGGTGGCCACGAACATAGCGGAAACATCGCTCACCGTCGACGGCATTATCTACGTGATCGATTCCGGCTACTGCAAACTGAAGGTCTACAATCCGCGCATCGGCATGGACGCCCTGCAGATCTATCCCATCTCGCAGGCCAATGCCAATCAGCGAAGCGGTCGTGCCGGACGCACAGGACCCGGTCAGGCGTACCGCCTGTACACACAGCGCCAGTACAAGGACGAGCTATTGGCCCTCACCGTTCCCGAGATTCAGCGCACCAATCTGGCCAACACAGTGCTGCTGCTCAAGTCACTGGGCGTTGTCGATCTGCTGCAATTCCACTTCATGGATCCACCGCCCCAGGATAACATTCTGAACTCGCTGTACCAGCTGTGGATCCTGGGTGCACTGGATCACACTGGTGCGCTCACCACACTGGGTCGCCAGATGGCCGAGTTCCCGCTGGATCCGCCCCAGTGCCAGATGCTCATCGTCGCCTGTCGCATGGGCTGCAGTGCCGAGGTGCTGATCATTGTTTCCATGTTGTCCGTACCCTCGATCTTCTACCGCCCAAAGGGCCGCGAGGAGGAGGCGGATGGAGTGCGTGAGAAGTTCCAACGGCCCGAGTCCGATCACCTGACCTACCTCAATGTTTATCAGCAGTGGCGCCAGAACAA TTACAGTTCGTCCTGGTGCAACGATCACTTTATCCACATCAAGGCGATGCGAAAGGTGCGCGAGGTGCGGCAACAGCTAAAGGACATCATGACGCAGCAGAACCTGAGTGTAACAAGCTGCGGCATCGACTGGGACATTGTGAGGAAGTGCATCTGCTCGGCGTACTTCTACCAGGCGGCCCGGCTCAAGGGCATCGGAGAGTATGTGAATCTGCGTACGGGCATGCCCTGCCATCTGCATCCCACCTCTGCGCTGTATGGCTTGGGCACCACGCCCGACTATGTCGTCTATCATGAGCTGATCATGACCGCCAAGGAATACATGCAGTGCGCCACCGCTGTAGACGGTTATTGGCTGGCGGAGTTGGGTCCCATGTTCTTCTCCGTGAAGGAGTCCGGTCGCAGCGGGCGCGAGAAGAAGAAACAGGCGGCCGAGCATCTAAAGGAGATGGAGGAGCAGATGCTAAAGGCGCAGCACGAGATGGAGGAGCGCAAGCAGCAGGCAGCCGAGCGGGAGGAGCAGCTGGCCGCCAAGCAGGAGATCGCCACACCGGGCAATGCCACGCCCCGACGCACGCCGGCCAGGATTGGCCTCTAA
- the LOC120457378 gene encoding uncharacterized protein LOC120457378 isoform X1 — protein sequence MNRSNSFVSSLKWWPLQGHNNQPVAPPAGGNGGYSQSAPSSPTSNWPPPLQQHQNPTTGTAHRLLPPSAQKNGVGGGTVGITFGSSVAVQKLRESKWFKPEEQRIFCAVVECGFVVEIRSSAAAEAAAANAAAAAAAAATGDNDLDVDALEELDCPLTNHPSPPHSHSHIHNLSHSHSQIQNQSQRLVIPRNGSSFLETQDENETPVASWYGIVLCKVAKDNKPKPETIEIFSVKIRENGTYKLIKMQLADIWSHGWELRINNFADKEKVPHNEKDIRNQVSVARKAKQSLWNNNKHFVYWCRYGSRQQDLRKRQMSECVKWGSVGMNAGMLLVLNNRQKCHSHSK from the exons ATGAACCGTTCGAACAGCTTTGTCAGCTCGCTGAAATGGTGGCCACTGCAGGGTCACAACAACCAGCCGGTGGCTCCACCTGCCGGTGGAAACGGCGGCTACTCCCAATCGGCGCCCAGCTCGCCCACCTCCAATTGGCCACCgccactgcagcagcatcagaaTCCCACAACCGGCACCGCCCACCGCCTACTGCCGCCCAGCGCCCAAAAGAACGGGGTTGGTGGCGGCACCGTGGGCATCACATTCGGCAGCAGTGTGGCGGTGCAAAAGCTGCGCGAATCCAAGTGGTTCAAGCCCGAGGAGCAGCGCATCTTTTGCGCCGTCGTCGAGTGCGGATTTGTGGTCGAGATCCGCAGCAGCGCCGCTGCCGAGGCGGCcgcagcaaatgcagcagcagcggccgCAGCAGCCGCCACCGGTGACAACGACCTCGACGTGGATGCTCTCGAGGAGCTCGACTGCCCACTGACCAACCACCCATCGCCGCCACACAGCCACAGTCACATTCACAACCTCAGTCACAGCCACAGTCAGATTCAAAACCAATCCCAGCGGCTGGTCATACCGCGCAACGGGAGCAGTTTCCTGGAGACGCAGGACGAGAACGAGACGCCAGTCGCCTCCTGGTATGGAATCGTGCTCTGCAAGGTGGCCAAAG ACAATAAACCCAAGCCGGAGACCATCGAGATATTTTCTGTGAAAATACGTGAGAATGGCACATACAAGCTCATCAAGATGCAGCTGGCGGATATCTGGAGTCACGGATGGGAGCTGCGCATCAACAACTTTGCCGACAAGGAGAAGGTGCCACACAACGAGAAGGACATACGCAATCAG GTGTCGGTGGCGCGCAAAGCCAAGCAGAGTTTGTGGAACAACAATAAGCATTTCGTTTACTGGTGCCGCTACGGAAGTCGTCAGCAGGATCTGCGGAAGCGACAG ATGTCGGAGTGCGTGAAATGGGGCAGCGTGGGCATGAATGCGGGCATGCTGTTGGTGCTCAATAATCGGCAGAAATGCCATTCCCACTCCAAGTAG
- the LOC120457378 gene encoding uncharacterized protein LOC120457378 isoform X2 — MNRSNSFVSSLKWWPLQGHNNQPVAPPAGGNGGYSQSAPSSPTSNWPPPLQQHQNPTTGTAHRLLPPSAQKNGVGGGTVGITFGSSVAVQKLRESKWFKPEEQRIFCAVVECGFVVEIRSSAAAEAAAANAAAAAAAAATGDNDLDVDALEELDCPLTNHPSPPHSHSHIHNLSHSHSQIQNQSQRLVIPRNGSSFLETQDENETPVASWYGIVLCKVAKDNKPKPETIEIFSVKIRENGTYKLIKMQLADIWSHGWELRINNFADKEKVPHNEKDIRNQVSVARKAKQSLWNNNKHFVYWCRYGSRQQDLRKRQLDFPASRAQER; from the exons ATGAACCGTTCGAACAGCTTTGTCAGCTCGCTGAAATGGTGGCCACTGCAGGGTCACAACAACCAGCCGGTGGCTCCACCTGCCGGTGGAAACGGCGGCTACTCCCAATCGGCGCCCAGCTCGCCCACCTCCAATTGGCCACCgccactgcagcagcatcagaaTCCCACAACCGGCACCGCCCACCGCCTACTGCCGCCCAGCGCCCAAAAGAACGGGGTTGGTGGCGGCACCGTGGGCATCACATTCGGCAGCAGTGTGGCGGTGCAAAAGCTGCGCGAATCCAAGTGGTTCAAGCCCGAGGAGCAGCGCATCTTTTGCGCCGTCGTCGAGTGCGGATTTGTGGTCGAGATCCGCAGCAGCGCCGCTGCCGAGGCGGCcgcagcaaatgcagcagcagcggccgCAGCAGCCGCCACCGGTGACAACGACCTCGACGTGGATGCTCTCGAGGAGCTCGACTGCCCACTGACCAACCACCCATCGCCGCCACACAGCCACAGTCACATTCACAACCTCAGTCACAGCCACAGTCAGATTCAAAACCAATCCCAGCGGCTGGTCATACCGCGCAACGGGAGCAGTTTCCTGGAGACGCAGGACGAGAACGAGACGCCAGTCGCCTCCTGGTATGGAATCGTGCTCTGCAAGGTGGCCAAAG ACAATAAACCCAAGCCGGAGACCATCGAGATATTTTCTGTGAAAATACGTGAGAATGGCACATACAAGCTCATCAAGATGCAGCTGGCGGATATCTGGAGTCACGGATGGGAGCTGCGCATCAACAACTTTGCCGACAAGGAGAAGGTGCCACACAACGAGAAGGACATACGCAATCAG GTGTCGGTGGCGCGCAAAGCCAAGCAGAGTTTGTGGAACAACAATAAGCATTTCGTTTACTGGTGCCGCTACGGAAGTCGTCAGCAGGATCTGCGGAAGCGACAG TTAGATTTTCCGGCTTCAAGGGCCCAGGAACGTTGA
- the LOC120457377 gene encoding tenascin translates to MQPMHRWILLLLLTGFPAAGRAEELLLELSCSSDAQCAQFERGRCVDMACICTARGSGEQVPCAPLEERLKLTNIIGGTCPCPMPNAVCHTRWEQCLCSEGYVPSEDRRRCLPQVVQLGGSCEFQQQCRLADRFSSCIGNQCLCLNNFELHDGHCLAALQSSCLEDKDCGSCGASICLTKTKRCGCSKSFVHNHNMTKCIKGSAYGETCEHSSPCKVNLGADGQCLDHQCVCRSTHYPKRVANKVAKDADDDHDDFNKLEQITCVPIVPYGALCRHDRECRMQSMEQENATASTGHPMVCKWGECSCSETHRLEDNKCVFVENAAAHYQLGGFVAFVCFQFTMILY, encoded by the exons ATGCAACCGATGCACAGGTGGAtcctactgctgctgctgaccgGATTTCCAGCGGCTGGTCGGGCGGAGGAACTTCTGCTGGAGTTGTCCTGCAGCTCGGACGCGCAGTGCGCCCAATTCGAGCGGGGTCGCTGTGTGGACATGGCCTGCATCTGCACAGCACGTGGCTCCGGGGAGCAGGTGCCCTGTGCGCCGCTGGAGGAGCGGCTCAAGCTGACCAACATTATTGGGGGCACCTGCCCATGTCCCATGCCGAATGCCGTGTGCCACACGCGTTGGGAGCAGTGCCTCTGCTCCGAGGGCTACGTGCCCAGTGAGGACCGCAGGCGATGCCTGCCGCAGGTGGTCCAGCTGGGCGGCAGCTGTGAGTTCCAGCAGCAGTGCCGGCTGGCGGATCGGTTTAGCTCCTGCATTGGCAACCAGTGCCTCTGCCTCAACAATTTCGAGCTCCACGATGGGCATTGTCTGGCCGCTTTGC AATCAAGCTGTCTGGAGGACAAGGACTGTGGCAGCTGTGGAGCCTCGATTTGCCTAACCAAGACGAAGAGGTGCGGCTGCTCCAAGAGCTTTGTGCACAACCACAACATGACCAAGTGCATCAAGGGCTCCGCTTACGGCGAGACGTGCGAGCACAGTTCGCCGTGCAAGGTGAACCTGGGAGCCGATGGACAGTGCCTGGATCACCAGTGCGTCTGCCGTTCGACCCACTACCCCAAAAGGGTAGCCAACAAGGTGGCCAAGGATGCGGACGACGACCACGATGATTTCAACAAATTGGAGCAGATCACTTGCGTACCCATCGTGCCGTACGGCGCACTCTGTCGGCATGATCGCGAATGCCGGATGCAGTCCATGGAGCAGGAGAATGCCACAGCATCCACTGGTCATCCCATGGTGTGCAAATGGGGCGAGTGCTCCTGCAGTGAGACCCATCGACTGGAGGACAACAAGTGCGTTTTTGTGGAGAACGCCGCCGCGCATTATCAACTAGGAGGCTTTGTGGCCTTCGTTTGTTTCCAGTTTACAATGATTCTTTATTAG